The Candidatus Acidiferrales bacterium genome contains a region encoding:
- a CDS encoding Sir2 family NAD-dependent protein deacetylase: EALVLLENRCPGFALITQNVDGLHDLAGSRHVIKLHGDIWTLRCQRCGAVKSDRRVPLPEIPPRCSCGELLRPGVVWFGEALPPAAWQAAVQAAESCAVFLVVGTSAAVYPAAGLPMVAKNRGAKLIEINFEPTALTPLADYSFVGKADEILPQLVS, translated from the coding sequence ATGAAGCCCTGGTTCTTCTCGAGAATCGTTGTCCCGGCTTTGCACTCATCACTCAGAATGTGGATGGGCTGCACGATCTTGCCGGGAGCCGCCATGTCATCAAGCTCCACGGCGATATCTGGACGCTGCGTTGCCAGCGCTGTGGCGCGGTCAAATCGGACCGCCGGGTGCCTTTGCCGGAAATTCCTCCTCGGTGTTCCTGCGGCGAGCTCTTGCGACCTGGCGTCGTTTGGTTCGGGGAGGCCTTGCCGCCTGCAGCTTGGCAGGCTGCTGTGCAAGCGGCTGAATCTTGCGCGGTCTTCTTGGTGGTTGGCACTTCGGCCGCGGTTTACCCCGCAGCCGGGCTTCCCATGGTGGCCAAAAACCGGGGCGCGAAGCTCATCGAGATTAATTTTGAGCCAACCGCCCTGACCCCTCTCGCTGACTACAGTTTCGTCGGAAAAGCGGACGAGATATTGCCGCAACTGGTGAGTTGA